In Methanobacterium petrolearium, the following proteins share a genomic window:
- a CDS encoding type II toxin-antitoxin system RelE family toxin, with protein sequence MSYDIYLSLDIKRLLKKLEKKDRQHYLNVEKKIGQIIENPYHYKPLRGDLSGSRRAHIGSYVLIYEINESGHYILFLKYQHHDNVYLK encoded by the coding sequence ATGTCTTATGATATTTATCTTTCTCTAGATATTAAGCGTCTTCTTAAAAAACTGGAGAAAAAGGATAGACAACACTATTTGAATGTTGAAAAAAAGATAGGTCAAATCATAGAAAATCCTTACCATTATAAACCATTAAGGGGAGATCTGTCTGGAAGTCGTCGGGCCCATATTGGTTCATATGTTTTGATTTATGAAATCAACGAATCAGGACATTACATTCTCTTTTTGAAATATCAACATCATGATAATGTATATTTAAAGTGA
- a CDS encoding acyltransferase family protein — translation MRKYYLDNLRWLIILILFPYHVLLIYSSVGSYYFHAANSVIANTFILTFAPWFMQLLFAIAGIATFYSLKRRDAKQYLEERISKLLLPTVAGVILVIPVSVYFGYLFNGYTGSFLTFWLSFFGNWPYYLEVGLLLGPLWFLLYLFIISLLALPIIMKYKNGTWKIPIEKVTLPKLLLLIIPLALGSFFLNLYPEKSIIQFLLLFLFGYFLLSDDRIQKKLEDRRWPLFTSFLVITIIYLLMVVPGIGSTTTTATTSTLTISSLIVMFLLKLFENAIMWLGVLGVMGMGKHYMEFKNPKTLYLSAVSFPIYIFHIVWINLFAYYIINWIPNLMAIQVVLIMGLSFVFTIATIEVVRRIKGVRFLFGIKG, via the coding sequence ATGAGAAAATATTATCTTGATAATCTACGCTGGCTTATAATTTTAATATTATTCCCCTATCATGTGTTACTCATCTACAGTAGCGTTGGATCATATTACTTCCATGCTGCCAACTCAGTAATAGCCAATACATTCATTCTAACTTTTGCACCCTGGTTCATGCAACTGCTCTTTGCAATTGCTGGAATAGCCACCTTTTATTCCCTGAAACGGAGGGATGCAAAGCAATACCTGGAAGAAAGAATATCCAAACTACTCCTCCCCACAGTGGCTGGAGTTATCCTGGTTATACCAGTAAGTGTCTATTTTGGCTACCTATTCAATGGGTACACTGGAAGCTTCCTGACTTTCTGGCTGAGTTTTTTTGGTAACTGGCCATATTACCTGGAAGTAGGACTACTTTTAGGACCATTATGGTTCCTGTTATACTTATTTATCATCTCGCTGCTGGCACTGCCCATCATAATGAAATACAAAAACGGAACATGGAAGATCCCCATAGAAAAGGTGACCTTGCCTAAATTGTTGTTACTCATCATCCCCCTGGCACTGGGAAGTTTCTTCCTCAACCTGTATCCTGAAAAAAGCATCATACAATTCTTATTACTCTTCCTCTTCGGATACTTCCTGTTATCTGATGACAGGATCCAGAAAAAACTGGAGGATAGAAGATGGCCACTATTCACCAGCTTCCTGGTTATAACCATCATCTATCTGTTGATGGTTGTGCCGGGCATAGGCTCTACAACAACCACTGCCACAACCTCCACCCTGACAATCAGCTCACTCATAGTCATGTTTTTATTAAAACTATTTGAAAACGCCATCATGTGGCTGGGAGTTTTAGGGGTGATGGGAATGGGTAAACATTACATGGAATTCAAAAACCCCAAAACACTGTATCTATCTGCAGTATCCTTCCCTATATACATCTTCCACATAGTCTGGATCAACCTGTTTGCCTACTACATCATAAACTGGATACCCAACCTCATGGCTATACAGGTAGTCCTAATCATGGGCCTGAGTTTCGTGTTCACCATCGCCACCATTGAAGTGGTTAGAAGGATCAAAGGAGTTAGATTCCTCTTCGGAATTAAAGGATGA
- the gdhA gene encoding NADP-specific glutamate dehydrogenase, with the protein MTYVDDVLKELERKNPYEPEFIQTATEILRCLNVVFERHPEFQEAKILERFLEPERVVMFRVPWVDDNGEVQVNRGFRVQFNSALGPYKGGLRFHETVNLSILKFLGLEQILKNSLTGMSIGGAKGGSDFNPKGRSDAEVMRFCQSFMNELRNYIGPDVDVPAGDIGVGLREVGYMFGQYNRIANRHNCVLTGSGIEYGGSLVRKEATGYGLIYILEEALRAKGEVLEGKKIIVSGSGNVAIYAAEKAIQEGATVIGMSDSKGYIYDENGISIPFVKHIKEEERKCIYEYLNHFPDTIYKEGSYGLWNIKCDIALPCATQNELDEDSARKIIDNGVKYVAEGANKPSTPEATKLFLKSGLMFLPGKAANAGGVTTSVLEMAQRSSNMHWSFDEVDSRLKRNMVNIYRNIDKMAKEYGFEGNYVVGANIAGFIRVAKAMLAQGIV; encoded by the coding sequence ATGACATACGTAGACGATGTATTAAAAGAGCTTGAAAGAAAAAATCCTTACGAACCAGAGTTCATACAGACTGCAACTGAGATTTTAAGATGTCTTAATGTCGTGTTTGAAAGGCATCCTGAATTTCAGGAAGCAAAGATATTAGAAAGATTTTTAGAACCTGAAAGAGTGGTGATGTTTAGAGTACCATGGGTTGATGATAATGGGGAAGTACAGGTGAATCGAGGTTTTCGTGTTCAGTTCAACAGTGCACTTGGCCCCTATAAGGGAGGGCTTCGTTTTCATGAGACAGTTAATTTATCTATTCTTAAATTCTTAGGATTGGAACAGATTTTAAAAAATAGTCTTACAGGCATGTCAATTGGCGGTGCCAAGGGTGGAAGTGATTTCAATCCAAAAGGCAGATCCGATGCTGAGGTTATGAGATTCTGCCAGAGTTTCATGAATGAACTTAGAAATTATATAGGACCTGACGTTGATGTCCCTGCTGGGGATATTGGTGTTGGTTTAAGAGAAGTAGGGTATATGTTTGGGCAGTATAATAGAATTGCAAACAGGCATAATTGTGTATTAACCGGAAGTGGAATAGAATATGGTGGATCTCTTGTAAGAAAAGAAGCCACAGGTTATGGTCTTATTTATATATTGGAAGAAGCTTTAAGAGCAAAGGGAGAAGTTTTGGAAGGTAAAAAGATAATAGTTTCTGGTTCGGGAAATGTGGCCATATATGCAGCTGAAAAGGCCATACAAGAAGGAGCAACAGTAATTGGTATGTCTGACTCAAAAGGTTACATTTATGACGAAAATGGAATTTCCATTCCATTTGTAAAACATATCAAAGAAGAAGAAAGAAAATGTATCTATGAATACTTAAATCATTTTCCTGATACCATTTATAAAGAAGGTAGTTATGGTCTTTGGAATATAAAATGTGATATAGCTCTTCCCTGTGCTACTCAAAATGAGTTAGATGAAGATTCAGCAAGAAAAATTATAGATAATGGAGTTAAATATGTTGCAGAAGGAGCAAATAAACCATCAACCCCCGAAGCTACTAAACTATTCTTAAAATCTGGATTAATGTTCTTACCAGGAAAAGCAGCTAATGCTGGAGGAGTTACAACCAGTGTACTGGAAATGGCACAAAGAAGCTCAAATATGCACTGGTCATTTGATGAAGTTGATTCCCGATTAAAAAGAAACATGGTTAACATATATAGAAATATTGATAAAATGGCTAAAGAATATGGATTTGAAGGCAACTATGTAGTTGGAGCTAATATTGCTGGATTTATTAGAGTTGCAAAGGCAATGCTAGCCCAGGGAATTGTCTAA
- a CDS encoding toxin-antitoxin system TumE family protein: MLQIYLSLVEIAENEFGDIVVFNRLLGGKTSNPNKLRLYIKDGTFLDIWLSKEGDYSYHWEQRSKRGLINRWDNAPDHKHLETFPHHFHAGNDETVTESRIEKEPKNAIKTVLTFIRERLIAIND; this comes from the coding sequence TTGCTCCAGATCTACCTTTCTCTTGTAGAAATTGCTGAAAATGAATTTGGAGATATTGTTGTTTTTAATCGACTTTTAGGAGGTAAAACTTCTAATCCAAACAAATTAAGATTATACATCAAAGATGGGACATTTCTAGATATTTGGCTTTCTAAGGAAGGGGACTATTCTTACCATTGGGAGCAACGTAGCAAAAGAGGTTTAATTAACCGTTGGGATAATGCACCTGACCATAAACATCTTGAAACGTTTCCTCATCACTTCCATGCAGGAAATGATGAAACTGTTACCGAAAGTAGAATAGAAAAAGAACCAAAAAACGCTATTAAAACAGTTCTAACTTTTATTAGAGAAAGATTAATTGCAATTAATGATTAA
- a CDS encoding nuclease-related domain-containing protein, with product MYNDVNLPGKRGNIDHVVIGPTGIYVIETKNYSGSYRIKGNEWLYHKHGKYKKLKNNPGTQVRRNTVHLINFLNEKGISTKNTWITSLVAFICPDFKVLQTPQTYKVLLPQTVTDYILKGKKEANMNLLGRAALELEPNCVELTFVK from the coding sequence GTGTATAACGATGTGAACTTACCTGGAAAAAGAGGTAACATTGATCATGTTGTAATTGGACCCACTGGCATATACGTCATAGAAACCAAAAACTACAGTGGAAGTTACCGCATAAAAGGCAACGAATGGCTGTACCACAAACACGGAAAATATAAGAAACTCAAAAACAATCCTGGAACCCAGGTCCGGAGAAACACAGTACATCTTATTAATTTCCTGAATGAGAAAGGTATTTCCACAAAAAACACTTGGATAACATCACTGGTCGCCTTCATCTGCCCTGATTTTAAAGTCCTGCAGACACCCCAAACCTATAAAGTTTTACTACCTCAAACAGTCACTGACTATATACTTAAGGGAAAAAAAGAAGCAAATATGAATTTACTGGGAAGAGCTGCCCTGGAATTAGAACCCAATTGTGTTGAACTTACCTTTGTAAAATAA
- a CDS encoding RNA-binding domain-containing protein, whose product MIDNVMHLMKTDPMFPNKVELLGILKEKEANGEIRELPEDLANYLEDDSNHPIETFNPTKFGYNLIYSLQIPPIPEKIDYNEDNLTHCYQHFKHFSDNIKENLSFYEGKYESFIDHGPDLLQLLTTLLINDDLSVDMKLKLSTALAYFVAPNDVIPEDKYGPYGYIDDIFLCSYVLKDISTQIGHGILEECWCGQENLEKVINTCYAESMFILGKKCNTILEFVSFAEKLSFRDLNLDDCLIKGENEEIEFKSTLLWDVNQKNVNKILQDVVIKSIAGFLNFNGGILLIGVEDDGTIYGIEHDIPYLKKKNKDGFEQRLIQVIENNLGLNVMEHIKITFEEKYDKNVCLVKIKPSPEPIFVETNNGPVFYLRAGCTTKPLDSKQQYKYINLHWNRTANNVK is encoded by the coding sequence GTGATAGATAACGTTATGCACTTAATGAAAACGGACCCGATGTTTCCTAATAAAGTTGAACTTCTTGGAATTTTGAAAGAGAAAGAGGCTAACGGCGAAATAAGAGAGTTACCTGAAGATTTGGCCAATTATTTGGAAGATGATTCCAATCATCCAATTGAGACTTTTAATCCTACCAAGTTTGGATATAATCTCATTTATTCGCTACAAATCCCACCAATACCTGAAAAAATAGATTACAATGAAGATAATTTAACACATTGTTATCAACATTTTAAGCACTTCTCAGACAATATCAAGGAAAACTTATCCTTTTATGAAGGCAAATATGAAAGTTTCATTGATCACGGACCAGATCTATTACAACTATTAACAACACTTTTGATTAACGATGATTTGTCAGTTGATATGAAATTGAAACTTTCAACAGCTCTTGCTTATTTTGTTGCTCCCAACGATGTTATTCCAGAGGATAAATACGGGCCATATGGTTACATTGATGATATATTTCTTTGTTCATATGTTCTAAAAGATATATCCACACAAATTGGTCATGGAATATTAGAAGAATGCTGGTGTGGTCAGGAGAATTTAGAAAAGGTAATCAACACTTGTTACGCAGAATCAATGTTTATTTTAGGCAAAAAATGTAATACAATACTAGAATTTGTTTCTTTTGCTGAAAAACTTAGTTTTAGAGATTTAAATCTTGATGACTGCCTCATTAAAGGTGAAAATGAAGAAATCGAGTTTAAATCAACCCTACTTTGGGATGTCAACCAAAAAAATGTAAATAAAATATTGCAGGATGTAGTCATAAAAAGCATAGCTGGTTTCCTTAACTTTAATGGAGGAATCCTCCTGATCGGTGTTGAAGATGATGGAACGATTTATGGTATTGAACATGACATACCCTATCTAAAAAAGAAAAATAAAGATGGATTTGAACAGAGGTTAATTCAAGTTATAGAAAATAATTTAGGGTTAAATGTTATGGAACATATTAAGATAACTTTTGAAGAAAAATATGATAAAAATGTCTGTTTAGTTAAAATAAAACCCAGTCCCGAACCAATCTTTGTTGAAACCAACAATGGACCTGTATTCTATTTGAGAGCGGGTTGTACCACAAAACCGCTAGATAGTAAACAACAGTACAAATACATTAATCTACACTGGAATAGAACGGCTAACAATGTCAAATAG